TGCCCGTGCACTTCGGGCGGCACTGCGTCGCACCGGTATTGCTGCGTCTGGCGCGGAGTTATCCGGCACTGGAGCTCGATCTGTCGTTCAACGATCGGTTCGCGGACCTGGCCGAGGACGAATACGACCTGGCCATCCGCACCGGCGAACCCGAGGACCGCTCCGGCGTGGTGGTGCGCCGCGTGGCACGCCAACGCATGGTGGTCTGTGCCTCACCGGCTTACCTGAAGCAACACGGCAAGCCACGCAAGCTGGAAGACCTCGGCAGTCACCAAGGCATCATCTATCGACGCTCGGGCCGCATCCGGCCTTGGCTGTTCCCGCGCGACGGCCAGCCGCCGGCCGAGTTCACGCTGGCCAATCGCCTGCGGCT
Above is a window of Hyalangium gracile DNA encoding:
- a CDS encoding LysR family transcriptional regulator, with the protein product MDRLTSMAVFIKAVDLGSFAAAADALGMSGPMVGKHVRFLEERLGVRLITRTTRRQTLTEFGRAYYERCRVVLAEAEAADALAADQLAEPHGKLRVTMPVHFGRHCVAPVLLRLARSYPALELDLSFNDRFADLAEDEYDLAIRTGEPEDRSGVVVRRVARQRMVVCASPAYLKQHGKPRKLEDLGSHQGIIYRRSGRIRPWLFPRDGQPPAEFTLANRLRL